From Pseudomonadota bacterium, a single genomic window includes:
- a CDS encoding surface lipoprotein assembly modifier has product MTTQPGKDLLAAEKYEEAYKVLWQAVKNNPTDTYINILLARAATKLKLYDHAAAAYERILMVKPNHVKARLNLGIAFYRMGSYYLAEKELKELNKPGIQARFRDKAKSYLGRIKQKKSSHQWSGSIAIGRIYDSNVNAAPADDIVDTIDGSYRLRKESTEQSDWGTIANLRITHDWDFGLKGGFSWKNSFVLKNYFYDDESDVNLNMISLASGLVYSEKKSFKLTLPLTFDYLDYGSDPFYRTFGIKPRLDLFHTSWFMTRFYVTLEYQNYNWDKRRDGAYAYVGFMPRVFWSDGRFMLQSRFGYEYKWARKDFRAFQGLKSESLFLMKINRWLRHSIRFEYRNRWYDQRDLRYRNTRDDDRYKIETRFTILMPWQLRTLLSFDYTANDSNVDTYDYRRKRTMIRLEKRF; this is encoded by the coding sequence TTGACGACTCAACCGGGCAAGGATCTTTTGGCGGCGGAGAAGTATGAGGAAGCCTATAAGGTTTTGTGGCAAGCGGTTAAAAATAATCCCACAGATACTTATATCAATATTCTCCTGGCTCGGGCTGCAACTAAACTGAAACTTTATGATCATGCCGCCGCCGCTTATGAACGTATTTTAATGGTCAAACCAAATCATGTTAAAGCTCGTTTGAATCTTGGCATCGCCTTTTATCGTATGGGCTCCTACTATTTGGCTGAAAAAGAGTTAAAAGAGCTCAATAAACCGGGTATCCAGGCGCGTTTCAGGGATAAGGCGAAGAGCTATCTGGGAAGAATTAAACAAAAAAAGAGCTCCCACCAGTGGTCCGGTTCGATAGCCATTGGGCGTATATATGACTCCAATGTCAATGCGGCCCCGGCCGACGATATAGTTGATACCATTGATGGAAGCTATCGTTTACGAAAAGAGAGCACCGAACAGAGCGATTGGGGAACGATCGCCAACTTAAGAATTACCCATGATTGGGATTTTGGTTTAAAAGGCGGTTTTTCCTGGAAAAACAGCTTTGTCCTGAAAAATTATTTTTATGACGACGAGAGTGATGTCAATCTTAATATGATCTCTCTGGCCAGTGGCCTGGTCTACAGTGAAAAAAAATCGTTTAAGTTAACCCTACCACTGACTTTTGATTATCTTGATTATGGTTCCGATCCGTTTTACCGAACTTTCGGCATAAAACCACGACTTGATCTTTTTCATACCTCCTGGTTCATGACCCGGTTTTATGTAACTTTAGAGTACCAAAATTATAATTGGGACAAGCGTCGAGACGGCGCTTATGCTTATGTTGGATTTATGCCCCGGGTTTTCTGGTCTGATGGGCGATTTATGCTGCAAAGTCGATTTGGTTATGAATACAAATGGGCCAGAAAAGATTTCAGGGCTTTTCAGGGGTTAAAATCGGAATCCCTATTTTTGATGAAAATCAACCGCTGGCTGCGCCACAGTATTCGGTTTGAATATAGAAACCGTTGGTATGATCAACGCGATTTGCGTTATCGAAATACCCGTGATGATGATCGTTACAAGATTGAAACCCGATTCACTATCCTGATGCCATGGCAATTAAGAACGCTCTTGTCATTTGACTATACTGCAAATGATTCCAACGTCGATACCTATGATTATCGCAGAAAAAGAACTATGATTAGACTGGAGAAGAGGTTCTAA